One window of the Rosa rugosa chromosome 3, drRosRugo1.1, whole genome shotgun sequence genome contains the following:
- the LOC133736007 gene encoding kinesin-like protein KIN-7E has protein sequence MATEEAVNEEKILVSVRVRPLNDKEKAKNDVSDWECFNNTVMYSSNQPDRASSPSAYSFDRVFGYDSSTKQVYEEAAKEVALSVVNGINSTIFAYGQTSSGKTYTMNGVTEFAVTDIYDHMERQSDREFVLKFSAMEIYNEAVRDLLSSENVQLRLLDDPEKGTVVEKLSEEVLRDRNHMEELLSLCAAQRKIGETSLNETSSRSHQILRLTIESTAKQLEGLQSSGTLAATVNFVDLAGSERVAQALSAGARLKEGCHINRSLLTLGTVIRKLSTGRNGHIPYRDSKLTRILQNSLGGNARTAIICTMSPARSHVEQSKNTLFFASCAKEVTTNAKVNVVRSDKALVKQLQQQLAKMENALKSLATNSMKEKELLLQQMDKEIKELTKQRDFAQSRVQNLLQSVEEGRARIVENSGLESSDKGVKACNPLDSTDRPSCSSNSSKHFQRLSEISEENFLLDGSAPKFEVWEDIAERSQAEDKDIAQSSHAEPEDNARRSHVKAQDIALCNDTAQEHLTEPEDVCKEIRCIDQMEEPSMDKSKMSMDEEAGSSLQQKEDAELRNASEEYEALQRKIHDLQMTINTLVTLNGPLDQSPCSTESSPVSLSFSRSRSARAVLLSSLSPGKETVQNEPATPTFKSKHGINIERLHREDVQAPVVRATTNTDETREPEAEEDLPDKTQEVSQHKVSRPKHGMLTQKDSVVRASTNTDETRKPEVEDLPDKRQEVSQRKVSKLKHRKLTRRDSGRESLLSVQVEAEDREPDEEDVVEELPRGSTGLRWKLFKSKQPGSKSVMSSSVMSSKSASVLSAPVAWKVIQNYSESDLEDNVSVLNFDEEHKKDRYEKHGQSSRRPGRMDTSVQRALRNNSDWRSEFERQRGLIIELWDACYVPLVHRSHFFLLYKGDPSDFLYLEVELRRMTALKETFSDGSNRSTVSDRQALTPASSMKALKKEREMLSKKVHKRFPRKDRERLYQKWGIRLNTKERSLQLTNYLWTSTMDMRHIRESAALVAKLIDLAEPLQAPKEILGLSFLSRPVPKKSSFWDSMSTL, from the exons ATGGCGACGGAGGAGGCTGTGAATGAAGAGAAGATTCTTGTTTCGGTTAGGGTGAGACCATTGAATGACAAGGAAAAGGCAAAGAATGACGTTTCCGATTGGGAATGCTTCAACAACACCGTCATGTACAGCAGCAACCAACCTGATCGGGCCTCGTCTCCCTCTGCTTATTCCTTTG ATAGAGTATTTGGTTACGACTCTTCTACGAAGCAGGTGTATGAAGAGGCAGCTAAGGAGGTTGCTCTTTCAGTCGTTAACGGCATCAACT CAACCATTTTCGCCTATGGACAAACAAGCAGCGGAAAGACGTATACCATGAATGGGGTGACCGAATTTGCTGTTACAGATATATATGATCACATGGAGAGA CAAAGTGACCGTGAATTCGTGTTGAAGTTCTCTGCCATGGAGATATATAATGAAGCTGTCAGAGATCTCCTCAGCTCCGAGAATGTTCAACTTAGGCTGCTAGATGATCCAGAG AAAGGTACAGTTGTCGAGAAGCTTTCAGAGGAGGTACTGAGAGACCGGAACCACATGGAGGAGCTTCTTTCCCTCTGCGCAG CACAAAGGAAGATAGGAGAGACCTCTTTGAATGAAACTAGTTCAAGATCTCATCAAATTTTGCGACTG ACAATTGAAAGTACTGCCAAACAATTAGAAGGCCTTCAAAGTTCAGGCACTCTTGCTGCTACTGTG AATTTTGTTGATCTTGCGGGCAGCGAGCGTGTCGCTCAGGCATTATCAGCTGGTGCAAGATTGAAAGAAGGTTGTCACATAAATAGAAGTTTACTGACCCTGGGAACTGTAATACGCAAATTAAG CACGGGAAGAAATGGACACATACCTTACAGAGATTCCAAGCTAACACGCATACTGCAAAATTCTTTGGGAGGTAACGCTAGGACAGCCATCATTTGCACCATGAGCCCTGCACGAAGTCATGTTGAGCAATCAAAAAACACCCTGTtctttgcaagttgtgcaaaagAGGTTACTACAAATGCAAAGGTCAATGTGGTAAGGTCAGATAAGGCATTGGTAAAGCAATTGCAGCAACAATTGGCTAAAATGGAAAACGCATTGAAGAGCTTAGCAACAAATTCTATGAAAGAGAAGGAACTTTTGTTGCAACAG ATGgacaaagaaataaaagaattgaCTAAGCAACGTGATTTTGCTCAATCTCGGGTTCAAAATTTGCTACAATCAGTTGAAGAAGGCCGGGCTAGAATAGTTGAAAATTCAGGATTGGAGTCATCAGACAAGGGTGTAAAAGCATGCAATCCACTAGATAGTACTGACAGACCTAGTTGTTCCTCGAATTCCAGCAAGCACTTCCAACGGCTTTCTGAGATTTCTGAGGAAAATTTTCTGCTGGATGGTAGCGCTCCAAAGTTTGAAGTTTGGGAGGATATTGCAGAAAGATCTCAAGCAGAAGACAAAGATATTGCACAAAGCTCTCATGCAGAACCTGAAGACAATGCACGAAGATCTCACGTAAAAGCTCAAGATATTGCTTTGTGCAATGACACTGCACAAGAGCATCTTACAGAACCTGAAGATGTCTGCAAGGAGATTAGATGCATTGATCAAATGGAAGAACCAAGCATGGACAAGAGTAAAATGTCAATGGATGAAGAAGCAGGTTCATCATTGCAGCAGAAGGAAGATGCCGAGTTGAGAAATGCTAGTGAAGAGTATGAAGCGTTGCAGAGGAAAATACATGATTTGCAAATGACAATTAACACTCTTGTGACTCTTAATGGCCCTCTGGATCAATCTCCTTGTTCCACTGAATCCAGCCCTGTAAGCTTAAGCTTCTCCAGAAGTAGAAGTGCCAGGGCAGTTCTCCTAAGTTCTCTATCTCCAGGTAAGGAGACGGTACAAAACGAGCCTGCAACGCCTACGTTCAAATCAAAGCATGGTATCAACATTGAAAGGTTACACAGAGAAGATGTTCAAGCTCCTGTCGTGAGAGCTACCACGAATACAGATGAAACTAGAGAACCTGAGGCAGAGGAGGACTTACCTGATAAAACACAAGAAGTCTCTCAGCACAAGGTGTCTAGACCGAAGCATGGAATGCTTACCCAAAAAGATTCTGTCGTGAGAGCTTCCACAAATACAGATGAAACTAGAAAGCCTGAGGTAGAGGACTTACCTGATAAAAGACAAGAAGTCTCTCAGCGCAAGGTGTCTAAACTGAAGCATAGAAAGCTTACCCGAAGAGATTCTGGTCGAGAATCTCTTTTGAGTGTTCAAGTGGAGGCAGAGGACCGAGAGCCTGATGAGGAGGATGTTGTGGAGGAGTTACCTAGAGGTTCAACAGGCTTGCGATGGAAGCTCTTCAAATCAAAGCAGCCTGGTTCTAAATCAGTGATGAGTTCATCAGTGATGAGTTCTAAATCAGCTTCTGTTTTGAGTGCTCCGGTGGCTTGGAAAGTTATCCAGAACTATTCGGAGTCAGATTTGGAGGATAATGTCAGTGTTCTCAATTTTGATGAGGAACATAAGAAAGACAGATATGAAAAGCACGGACAATCATCGAGGAGGCCTGGCCGTATGGATACATCAGTACAACGAGCATTGAGAAACAACTCTGACTGGCGGTCTGAATTTGAAAGACAGAGGGGATTAATAATCGAACTCTGGGATGCTTGCTATGTGCCATTGGTCCACAGATCCCATTTCTTCCTCCTTTACAAAGGAGATCCATCTGACTTTCTGTACTTGGAGGTAGAGCTTAGAAGAATGACCGCTTTAAAGGAGACATTCTCCGATGGAAGTAATCGAAGTACTGTGAGTGATCGTCAGGCTCTCACGCCAGCTTCAAG TATGAAGGCTCTTAAGAAAGAGAGGGAAATGTTAAGTAAGAAAGTGCATAAGAGATTCCCAAGAAAAGATAGAGAGAGGCTTTACCAGAAGTGGGGGATTAGACTGAACACGAAGGAAAGGAGCCTACAGTTGACAAACTACCTATGGACGAGCACAATGGACATGAGACACATAAGGGAGAGTGCTGCACTTGTTGCAAAGTTGATTGACCTTGCAGAGCCACTTCAGGCTCCCAAGGAGATACTTGGACTCAGCTTCTTATCCCGACCAGTTCCCAAGAAATCTTCTTTCTGGGACTCCATGTCTACCCTATAG
- the LOC133736008 gene encoding protein ACCUMULATION AND REPLICATION OF CHLOROPLASTS 6, chloroplastic, whose protein sequence is METLKHLAIGFYTPRLSAPFPHSRRKPQKLRPALCSASKWADRLLADFQFLGDSSSDHHSTTATLAPPPPPPPPLAPPERHVSIPLDFYQALGTQSHFLGDGIRRAYEARASKPPQYGFTQDALVSRRQILQAACETLADPTSRREYNQSLVEDEDGTILTDVPFDKVPGALCVLQEAGKTELVLQIGQSLLRERLPKSFKQDVVLVMALAYVDMSRDAMALSPPDFIQGCEVLERALKLLQEEGASSLAPDLQAQIDETLEEITPRCILELLGLPLDEEYQSRREEGLRGVRNILWSVGGGGAVALAGGFTRDSFLNEVFLRMTAAEQVELYVSTPKNIPAESFEVYGVALALVAQAFVGKKPNHIQDADNLFWELQQNKVSAVGHSVNTYITNENSEIDFALERGLCSLLLGDLDECRSWLGLDNNNSPYRNPSVVDFVLENAKDDDDNDLPGLCKLLETWLMEVVFPRFRDTKDIEFSLGDYYDDPTVLRYLERLDGTNGSPLAAAAAIVRIGAEATAVLDNVKASAIQALWKVFPLGQRDKNMTPQEDHEVNYSLLPEDSGDPLEESYEDDSIRVAEVSGRDGSVDTLKEESITEQIKDASVKIMCAGVVIGLLTFVGLKYLPGRNSSSNLRKELSSVTASDVTSSGLPVDVKSAEELPKMDAQIAEGLVRKWQNIKSQAFGPGHSVDKLSEVLDGEMLKIWTDRATEIAQLNWSYDYTLLNLSIDSVTVSLDGQRAVVEATLEELAQLTDVLHPEHDASNSRTYTTRYEMSCSSSGWKITEGAVLQS, encoded by the exons ATGGAGACCTTGAAACACTTGGCCATTGGCTTCTACACCCCAAGACTCTCCGCCCCTTTCCCACACTCAAGAAGAAAACCCCAAAAGCTCAGGCCCGCATTATGCTCCGCCAGCAAATGGGCCGACCGCCTCCTCGCCGACTTCCAATTCCTCGGCGACTCCTCCTCAGACCACCATTCCACCACGGCCACtctcgctcctcctcctcctcctcctcccccacTCGCTCCTCCCGAGCGCCACGTGTCCATCCCCCTCGACTTCTACCAGGCACTCGGCACCCAGTCGCATTTCCTCGGCGACGGGATTAGGCGAGCTTACGAGGCTAGGGCTTCGAAGCCGCCTCAGTACGGGTTCACCCAAGATGCTTTGGTCAGCCGGAGACAGATTCTCCAGGCCGCCTGCGAAACCCTAGCCGACCCTACCTCCAGAAGAGAGTACAATCAGTCCCTCGTTGAAGACGAAGACGGAACAATTCTTACCGACGTTCCTTTTGATAAG GTTCCTGGAGCTCTTTGTGTGTTGCAAGAAGCTGGAAAGACGGAGCtggttcttcaaattgggcAGAGTTTGCTGAGGGAGAGGCTGCCGAAATCGTTCAAGCAAGATGTGGTTTTGGTGATGGCACTTGCTTATGTCGACATGTCGAGGGACGCAATGGCATTGTCCCCACCGGATTTTATTCAGGGTTGTGAAGTGCTCGAGAGGGCTTTGAAGCTCTTGCAG GAGGAAGGTGCTAGCAGCCTTGCACCTGATCTTCAAGCACAAATTGACGAGACACTGGAAGAGATCACCCCACGTTGCATTTTGGAACTTCTAGGTTTACCCCTTGATGAGGAGTACCAATCAAGAAGGGAAGAGGGCCTCCGTGGTGTCCGCAACATATTGTGGTCTGTTGGAGGAGGCGGAGCAGTTGCTCTTGCTGGGGGATTCACCCGTGACAGTTTCCTGAACGAGGTCTTTTTACGAATGACTGCAGCTGAACAG GTGGAACTATACGTATCAACACCAAAAAACATCCCAGCCGAAAGCTTTGAAGTTTATGGAGTGGCGCTTGCGCTTGTTGCTCAAGCCTTTGTTGGTAAAAAACCTAATCACATTCAAGATGCTGATAACCTGTTCTGGGAACTTCAGCAGAATAAGGTATCAGCTGTAGGACACTCTGTTAACACCTATATAACCAATGAAAATAGTGAGATAGACTTTGCTTTGGAGAGGGGACTCTGTTCACTTCTTCTGGGGGATCTTGATGAGTGTCGCTCATGGTTGGGCCTAGACAATAATAATTCACCGTATAGAAATCCATCTGTAGTCGATTTTGTCTTGGAGAATGCtaaggatgatgatgacaaTGATCTTCCCGGACTTTGTAAGCTGTTGGAGACATGGTTGATGGAGGTGGTATTCCCCAGATTTAGAGACACCAAAGATATTGAGTTCAGCCTTGGTGATTATTATGATGATCCTACAGTCTTGAGATACTTAGAAAGGCTGGATGGAACTAATGGCTCACCCTTAGCTGCAGCAGCAGCCATAGTAAGGATCGGTGCTGAAGCTACTGCAGTTCTTGATAATGTCAAGGCCAGTGCAATTCAGGCCCTGTGGAAGGTGTTTCCTCTGGGTCAAAGAGATAAGAATATGACACCTCAAGAAGATCATGAGGTGAATTATTCTCTTCTTCCTGAAGACAGTGGAGACCCTTTGGAAGAATCCTATGAAGATGATTCTATTCGTGTTGCTGAGGTTTCTGGAAGAGATGGTTCTGTTGATACACTTAAAGAAGAATCAATTACTGAGCAAATCAAAGATGCAAGTGTGAAGATTATGTGTGCTGGTGTGGTAATTGGACTACTGACTTTTGTTGGATTGAAGTATTTACCCGGCAGGAATAGCTCATCCAATCTACGTAAAGAACTTAGTTCAGTGACTGCATCTGATGTCACTAGTTCAG GGTTACCAGTAGATGTTAAGTCTGCAGAGGAATTACCCAAAATGGACGCACAAATTGCCGAAGGTCTAGTTCGGAAATGGCAGAACATAAAATCTCAGGCTTTTGGACCTGGGCATTCCGTGGATAAATTGTCAGAG GTATTGGATGGTGAGATGTTGAAGATATGGACAGATCGTGCAACTGAAATTGCACAGTTAAATTGGTCCTATGATTACACCCTTTTGAACTTGAGCATTGACAGTGTAACAGTGTCGCTAGATGGGCAGCGTGCTGTGGTGGAAGCAACTCTTGAAGAATTAGCCCAATTAACTGATGTGCTCCATCCAGAGCACGATGCCTCGAATAGCAGAACATACACTACAAGATATGAGATGTCTTGTTCAAGCTCAGGATGGAAAATCACTGAAGGAGCTGTCCTCCAATCATGA